acagtcGATCTGAGCGATCACTAAAAACGATTCAATTTGAAATTCACCTTCATTACGTATATTATCTTTGGATTCACTAAGTCTAGTATGCATCGCATCATATAAAGTGGCTGAAAGGACCACAAACACTAAAGCAGCTATCATTGCAACAAATATCCAATCTGTGGCATCAATTTGTGCTTTTTCATTATGTTTATCACAATTGTATATCTGTGTAACATTAGCTTGTAATCCGTATTGTTTAAACATAGTTGTATTCAGGCATTCCTCGATTACTTCATATCTTTCATCATCTTTTTCTAAATCCCTCCCTTTAACGAATTCTTTACATGTTTGTGTAATGCAAACGCCTCTATCAATGTACGTGTAATTGTAATGTTTAGCTGTATATGCGGAGTATTCctgaaaaattattgtattaaatcaaAGTTTGATCTGAACTAAAATCgtcgatattttataaataccaaTAAAAAATTCGTATTATTCTGTAACAGAGGCAAAAGGTAGCTTTTCCCCTTTAAAATGCTATGATTGAGGAACTTTAATGTAGAGGAAAAATTCTATTAAACACCCTTAATATGAAActtaactttgtatttttcaaagagaatgaatGGATTACAACAGTGATTGTccaacttatttctttcaccgccgccccctttgaaaatcaattatatttcagagccccttAAATTTCATTCAGCCCTACaacaacttaaaaaccacaatttcattaattaatttcaatgcccccaaTTTTTTGGGtctcttatcgccccctcctaggtttcaaacgcctccaagggggcgtaatcgcccactttgggaaacactggatTACAATATGAggtgttttcaaaaataagaGATGAAGTGTTAACTAACTTTAATTTGGTTCATGAGTTCGTTTTGTTCATCTGCAAACAAATCAACTCTTAAGACACAATACAAGCCATGGTCACTCGCCAGACAGGAGTCGTAACGGTCCAAGTCGAAGAGACGCGGCATACGCTGATGAGCCGAATCTTAAACAAAACCATCATCACAATACACTTGATCACAGATTTAATACATCATCATAAGCCTGTTTTACTCCACTGCTGAGTATAAACCTTTCACAGTAAGCTCTCCACACAGCATTCAACAGTAgctttaattgaaaattattatttctcatATTTTAGCGCTTTTAAATAGTACGAATAcacaaatgaaattttaaaatatacacacCGTTTAAATGATAGATGATTCCGTTGCacgtatttattactaaaacgAAAAAAGATAACGCGCTAAACCACATTTTGTTCAATCACGACTTAGCGTCAGTATAAACGACCAACGACTATTCAACTTGTGACGCAACATCAGAAATACAGCTCctttatatattgaaattctagttttttttgtacttacaGCACACGTAATCTCAATCAAAATAGATGTTACTAGTTCAAGCCTTCCCCGAGCCAGTACCTCCccactatttattattctgaTACCACCCTAGAACTCAGAATTTTTCCGTGACGTATTTAAAAGgaacaataattacaaatataactccaatattctatgaataaatgGGTAAAAATTAACAGACGGACTTATACCGTCCAGGTTCAGGAAACACTCAAGAATTATTAAGGTATTAAGATATGAGTGCAAAAGAAGCGATAGAGATGTACCAGGAATTCATTAATTGGAGAT
This DNA window, taken from Papilio machaon chromosome 16, ilPapMach1.1, whole genome shotgun sequence, encodes the following:
- the LOC123721814 gene encoding uncharacterized protein LOC123721814 — its product is MWFSALSFFVLVINTCNGIIYHLNDSAHQRMPRLFDLDRYDSCLASDHGLYCVLRVDLFADEQNELMNQIKEYSAYTAKHYNYTYIDRGVCITQTCKEFVKGRDLEKDDERYEVIEECLNTTMFKQYGLQANVTQIYNCDKHNEKAQIDATDWIFVAMIAALVFVVLSATLYDAMHTRLSESKDNIRNEGEFQIESFLEITC